Within Oscillatoria salina IIICB1, the genomic segment CCATCCTTCAGCTAAGTCCTTCGGATTAGTTGGGTTCAGAGCGCGTTCGACATAATTGTAACCTGGATAATCTTTACTCAAGTCGCTAAACACTTGTTGAACCGCATAAGAAGGGACACTTTCCGGCAAAAACTCCTCTTCCATGCGATCGGCGAACAAAGGTTGAACTCGATTCAAAGTGTATCTTCTCGTTGCTACTGCCGTCCTTAAAAGCACTTCCGCACTATGAACGATCTCTTGTCGAGCATCTCTTTGCTCAAGTGTGTAAGCGGCGACTCCCGCAACCAGCCAACCCAGTAAAAAAATAATAATTATTACTAATTCCAGCCTGGTCTGTAGTTTCATAGTTTTAACAGATGTAGTCGAAAATGGGAAAACGCGATCGCCTTCTGGTGAAACAGCGATCGCCTTTTCCCCAATCACCAATACACCAGCTACTCAGCGTGCTGACGATACCAGTCAATCGTATTCTTCAACCCTTGTTTAAACTCAGTTTCGGCGGTGAAACCAAACTTCTCTTTTGCTCTTTGAGTATCTAAACAACGACGAGGTTGACCGTTGGGTTTATCAGTTTCCCAAACAATTTCGCCTGGAAAATCCATTAATTCACAGATCGTTTCGACCAAATCTTTAATCGAAATCTCGTAATTAGTACCCAAATTAACTGGCTCTGATTCATTGTAAGCTTTAGTAGCCATGACAATACCCCGCGCTGCATCAGTAGAATACAAAAACTCGCGAGTTGGACTACCATCGCCCCAAACCGGTAAAGTTTTATCTCCCCGTTGTTGTGCTTCATGTACCTTTCTAATTAAAGCCGGAATCACATGAGAACTACGAGGGTCAAAATTATCTTCAGGGCCGTATAAATTTACGGGTAACAAATAGATACCATTAAAACCGTATTGCTGACGATAAGCTTGCAATTGTACTAATAAAGCCTTCTTCGCAATTCCATAAGGTGCATTAGTTTCTTCCGGGTAACCATTCCAAAGGTCATCTTCCCGAAAAGGCACAGGCGTAAACTTAGGATAAGCACAAATCGTACCCACACAAACAAACTTTTCCACCCCTGCTTGATAAGCAGCATGAATCAGTTGCGTACCCATCATCAAGTTATCGTAGAATAATTCTGCTGGCTTTTCCCGGTTTAAACCAATACCACCGACATGAGCAGCCAAATGAATCACCACATCTTGTTGCTCAACAGCTCGCTGACAAGCATCCATTTGCGTCAAATTGTAATCGCGCGATCGCGGTACCGTAATTTTATCTGCTTGCGCTCCTGCTTCACCCAACTGATTAACTACCTGTTTACCGAGAAATCCAGCCCCACCTGTTACCAGAATTCGTTTTTCGCTCAGATCGATAGTTGTCATTTTCTTGCCATTTTCGCCATTTTGTGTTACTAAACCTTGAAATTAGGATGCACCCTTTCACGAAGAGGTTCAACCTAATCCACCGTGCTGCCCACATTGTGACGAATATAGGCATTATCTTTCAACAATTCTTGACCCTTACCATTCGGCGAAGAAAGCCCCAAAGCATTCAAATCTGCTTCTACCATCAAAGCAACCAATTCCTCAAAAGTTACCGAAGGTTTCCAACCAAGTTTTTCCCGTGCCTTAGTCGAATCACCAATCAATAAATCCACCTCCGCAGGGCGCAAATAACGGGGGTCAAACTCCACATAATCGTGCCAATCAAGATTAACGTAATTAAAAGCCAAATCGAGAAATTCGCGAATCGAGTGAGTTTCACCCATCGCAATCACATAATCGTCCGGTTGCTCTTGCTGAAGCATCATCCACATCGCCCGGACATAATCCTTGGCATAGCCCCAATCGCGCTTCGAGTCCAAATTCCCCAAAAACAGTTTTTTCTGCTGTCCAGCGACAATGCGCGCCACTGCCCTAGTAATCTTGCGCGTGACAAACGTCTCCCCACGACGAGGACTTTCATGATTGAAAAGAATACCATTACAAGCAAACAATTCATAAGATTCGCGATAATTAATCGTTTGCCAGTGAGCGTAAACTTTAGCACAAGAATAAGGACTGCGAGGATAAAAAGGAGTTGTTTCCTTCTGGGGAACTTCTTGAACCTTACCGAACATCTCCGAAGAACCAGCTTGATAAAAACGCACCTCAATCCCAGTCCGATGTTGATAATCGCGAATTGCCTCCAGCAAGCGCAGCGTCCCCATTGCCACAGTATCCACCGTATATTCCGGCGAATCAAAACTAACCCGAACGTGAGATTGTGCGCCGAGGTTGTAAATTTCTACTGGTTTAACTTCCTCCAAAATCCGCCGTAAAGTCGTACCATCAGTCAAATCCCCGTAATGAAGAAACAACTTAGCTTTCTCATTATGCGGATCGACATAAATATGGTCAATCCGGTCAGTATTAAACGTCGAAGTCCGACGAATGATCCCATGAACCTCATAGCCTTGTTCTAGCAAAAACTCGCTTAAATAAGAACCATCTTGACCAGTAATGCCAGTAATCAAAGCTCGTTTAACTTGGGTCATATTTAATCTTCCTCGCTTATTCTGGTGGTATCTTTACCTACTGCTACACTTAAGGCGTGTAAATTCCTTTTTAAGTTAACCTGAAGTACCATCAATCAGCTACGATCGCCACAGAAAATTTATCAACGAAAATCTTCCGACTAACTCAAACACAAGTGATGGGTAAGGTAAATCAATTTTCACCTTACCCATCACTTGTTCAAACAGCCAAGCGAGATCGGTCTCGCTCAATAAGCGCCGTTATTGCCGGGAAAAATAACCACCCCAATTGTTTTGAAGATCGTCCATAAATCCAACAACCAATTCCGAGAATTCACGTAATAAACATCAATTTGAATGCGACGATGGTAAGGAATATCATTGCGTCCAGAAACTTGCCACAATCCGGTAATTCCTGGTCTAATTGTCAACACCTTATCGATGTGCCGTCCGTACTTCGGTAATTCTTCAGGAACTAGCGGTCTGGGACCGACCACGCTCATATCTCCCATTAAAACATTCCAGAACTGAGGAAACTCATCTAGACTGGTCAGGCGGAGAAATTTCCCAATCGCCGTAATCCGAGGATCGTCTTTGAGCTTGAAGTTATCCTCAAACTCTTGTCGCATTTGGGGAGATTTATCCATCATTTCCGCCAGTACATCCTCAGCATTATTCACCATCGTGCGGAATTTAATACAACCAAAAGGCTTGTAGTTTTTACCTACTCGTTGTTGAACGTAAAAAATCGGTCCTGGAGAGCTAATCGCAATCAGTAAAGCCAGCACTAAGTAAACTGGGGAAAACAAAATCAGAACCGATAAGGAAAAAACAACATCGAACAAACGTTTGCAAAATACTCCGTTTGTA encodes:
- a CDS encoding GDP-L-fucose synthase family protein; this translates as MTTIDLSEKRILVTGGAGFLGKQVVNQLGEAGAQADKITVPRSRDYNLTQMDACQRAVEQQDVVIHLAAHVGGIGLNREKPAELFYDNLMMGTQLIHAAYQAGVEKFVCVGTICAYPKFTPVPFREDDLWNGYPEETNAPYGIAKKALLVQLQAYRQQYGFNGIYLLPVNLYGPEDNFDPRSSHVIPALIRKVHEAQQRGDKTLPVWGDGSPTREFLYSTDAARGIVMATKAYNESEPVNLGTNYEISIKDLVETICELMDFPGEIVWETDKPNGQPRRCLDTQRAKEKFGFTAETEFKQGLKNTIDWYRQHAE
- the gmd gene encoding GDP-mannose 4,6-dehydratase, producing the protein MTQVKRALITGITGQDGSYLSEFLLEQGYEVHGIIRRTSTFNTDRIDHIYVDPHNEKAKLFLHYGDLTDGTTLRRILEEVKPVEIYNLGAQSHVRVSFDSPEYTVDTVAMGTLRLLEAIRDYQHRTGIEVRFYQAGSSEMFGKVQEVPQKETTPFYPRSPYSCAKVYAHWQTINYRESYELFACNGILFNHESPRRGETFVTRKITRAVARIVAGQQKKLFLGNLDSKRDWGYAKDYVRAMWMMLQQEQPDDYVIAMGETHSIREFLDLAFNYVNLDWHDYVEFDPRYLRPAEVDLLIGDSTKAREKLGWKPSVTFEELVALMVEADLNALGLSSPNGKGQELLKDNAYIRHNVGSTVD
- a CDS encoding sugar transferase yields the protein MTANSQLISVKLLQGLMKQRFQPLPAKAKPQRLSWRATNGVFCKRLFDVVFSLSVLILFSPVYLVLALLIAISSPGPIFYVQQRVGKNYKPFGCIKFRTMVNNAEDVLAEMMDKSPQMRQEFEDNFKLKDDPRITAIGKFLRLTSLDEFPQFWNVLMGDMSVVGPRPLVPEELPKYGRHIDKVLTIRPGITGLWQVSGRNDIPYHRRIQIDVYYVNSRNWLLDLWTIFKTIGVVIFPGNNGAY